One region of Citrus sinensis cultivar Valencia sweet orange chromosome 6, DVS_A1.0, whole genome shotgun sequence genomic DNA includes:
- the LOC102612075 gene encoding monodehydroascorbate reductase, seedling isozyme-like produces MAEKSFKYVILGGGVSAGYAAREFAKQGVKPGELAIISKEAVAPYERPALSKAYLFPEGTARLPGFHVCVGSGGERLLPEWYKEKGIELILSTEIVKADIASKTLLSATGLIFKYQILVIATGSTVLRLTDFGVEGADAKNIFYLREIDDADKLVEAIKAKKNGKAVVVGGGYIGLELSAALKINNIDVSMVYPEPWCMPRLFTADIAAFYEGYYANKGIKIIKGTVAVGFTTNADGEVKEVKLKDGRTLEADIVVVGVGGRPLISLFKGQFAENKGGIKTDDFFRTSADDVYAVGDVATFPMKLYREMRRVEHVDHARKSAEQAVKTIMATEGGKTVTGYDYLPYFYSRAFDLSWQFYGDNVGDTVLFGDNDPASATHKFGTYWIKDGKVVGVFLESGTPEENKAIAKVARVQPSVESLDVLKNEGLSFASKI; encoded by the exons GGATATGCAGCTAGGGAGTTTGCTAAGCAGGGTGTTAAGCCAGGCGAGCTGGCAATTATCTCCAAAGAAGCA GTTGCTCCGTATGAGCGTCCAGCACTTAGCAAGGCATATCTTTTCCCTGAGG GAACTGCTAGACTTCCCGGTTTCCATGTCTGTGTTGGAAGTGGTGGAGAGAGACTGCTTCCTGAGTGGTACAAAGAGAAAG GAATTGAATTGATCCTCAGCACGGAAATAGTCAAAGCAGATATTGCTTCCAAGACTCTCCTTAGTGCAACTGGGCTTATCTTTAAGTACCAGATTTTAGTAATTGCAACTGGTTCTACA GTTTTACGGTTGACTGATTTTGGTGTTGAAGGTGCTGATGCCAAAAATATCTTCTACTTAAGAGAAATTGATGATGCTGATAAGCTGGTTGAAGCAATAAAAGCAAAGAAGAATGGGAAGGCGGTGGTTGTTGGAGGAGGATACATTGGTCTTGAGCTTAGTGcagctttaaaaataaataatattgatgTTAGCATGGTTTATCCTGAACCATGGTGCA TGCCTCGTCTTTTCACTGCGGATATTGCTGCTTTCTATGAGGGTTATTATGCCAATAAaggaatcaaaattattaagggAACAGTTGCTGTTGGATTTACCACAAATGCCGATGGAGAG GTCAAAGAAGTGAAGCTGAAGGACGGCAGGACTCTGGAAGCTGacattgttgttgttggtgtAGGAGGAAGACCTCttatatcattatttaaagGGCAGTTTGCAGAGAATAAAGGAGGCATAAAG ACTGATGATTTTTTCAGGACAAGTGCTGATGATGTGTACGCTGTGGGGGATGTGGCAACTTTCCCTATGAAATTGTACCGGGAAATGAGAAGAGTTGAGCATGTTGACCATGCCCGCAAATCAGCTGAGCAGGCTGTGAAG ACCATCATGGCAACTGAGGGAGGTAAAACAGTTACTGGATACGACTATCTCCCATACTTCTATTCTCGTGCCTTTGATCTGTCATGGCAGTTCTATGGAGACAATGTCGGTGACACCGTGCTGTTTGGGGACAACGATCCGGCATCAGCAACCCATAAGTTTGGAACATACTGGATCAAAGATGGAAAAGTTGTTGGGGTTTTTCTTGAGAGTGGAACTCCAGAAGAAAACAAAGCCATTGCCAAAGTTGCTAGGGTCCAACCTTCAGTTGAAAGCTTGGATGTGCTGAAAAATGAGGGTCTTTCCTTTGCTAGCAAGATCTGA